A genomic region of Chryseobacterium sp. KACC 21268 contains the following coding sequences:
- a CDS encoding DUF5103 domain-containing protein has protein sequence MKVLRLFIIFLSAFSFAQEIKSIQLFNPKTNDETPVIAQGQQLILRFDDLSNSSQLYRYTYKHYNRNWEEDGLFFTEYANGSMNALIDQFQYSFNTYQKYTHYELVFPNEKIQPKISGNYEIIVYKDSQDKPLFKKRFSIYEEGANLGINVTRLIDAKNPNAKQRLEIQATGNGSGITNNLSSLSLSVIQNNNWGISLTNIRPSSTLGNQLLFQQLGLAFPGNNEFYYFDNKVMNQALDMVANTENIDGKNYTYLHPAWAYPGDYQYQPDVNGAFYFRRNDLGIERDADREGDYSWVYFALDSQKSDKEFYVLGMFNDYKADAKSQMFYDEKAQKYIAKIYLKQGFYSYILATKGADGKLNYGEINGNFWQTENLYQAFLYYTPFGRNFDGLIGYGEFRTPVR, from the coding sequence ATGAAGGTATTAAGACTATTTATAATTTTTTTAAGTGCATTTTCTTTCGCACAGGAAATCAAAAGCATCCAGCTTTTCAACCCTAAAACCAATGATGAGACTCCTGTAATTGCTCAGGGACAGCAGTTGATTTTGAGATTTGATGATCTTTCAAACTCTAGCCAACTTTACCGCTATACTTACAAACATTACAATAGAAATTGGGAAGAAGACGGATTGTTCTTCACAGAATATGCGAATGGAAGTATGAATGCTTTAATCGATCAGTTTCAATACTCATTCAATACTTATCAGAAATATACACACTACGAATTGGTTTTTCCAAATGAGAAAATCCAGCCAAAGATTTCCGGCAATTACGAAATCATTGTTTACAAAGATTCTCAGGACAAACCATTGTTTAAAAAAAGATTTTCCATCTATGAAGAAGGTGCTAATCTTGGCATCAATGTCACAAGATTGATTGACGCTAAAAATCCAAATGCAAAACAAAGACTGGAAATTCAGGCGACTGGAAACGGTTCTGGAATTACAAATAACCTGTCATCATTATCATTAAGTGTGATTCAGAATAACAACTGGGGAATTTCTTTAACTAATATCCGACCGAGTTCTACATTGGGAAATCAATTGCTTTTCCAACAGTTAGGTCTTGCTTTTCCGGGAAATAATGAGTTTTACTATTTTGATAACAAGGTGATGAATCAAGCTCTGGATATGGTCGCCAATACAGAAAATATTGATGGGAAAAATTATACTTACCTCCATCCGGCTTGGGCGTACCCAGGCGATTATCAATATCAGCCAGATGTGAATGGCGCATTCTACTTTAGAAGAAATGATCTCGGCATCGAAAGAGATGCAGACAGAGAAGGTGACTACTCTTGGGTCTATTTCGCGCTAGACAGCCAGAAATCTGACAAAGAATTCTATGTTCTTGGAATGTTCAACGATTACAAAGCTGATGCAAAAAGCCAGATGTTTTATGATGAAAAAGCTCAGAAATACATTGCAAAAATTTATTTGAAACAAGGATTCTACAGCTACATCCTCGCAACCAAGGGCGCAGATGGAAAATTGAATTACGGTGAAATTAACGGAAACTTCTGGCAGACAGAAAACCTTTACCAAGCCTTTTTATATTACACACCATTTGGTAGAAATTTCGATGGACTGATTGGTTACGGTGAATTTAGAACACCTGTGAGATAA
- a CDS encoding M28 family peptidase has product MKKLITAIVLAQSFLTFAQEVSKERVVNIVSTLASDEMKGRKFGTPENDKAAEYIASEFKKDNLDYCFGDSYLIPFEYKGQKGFNVCGIKKGKSEKSLAFSGHFDHIGTNNKSGDNIYNGADDDASGIATVIGMADYFKDKKTDYSLVFMAFNAEEIGLIGSKALADNKDLSPVFNNIAALFNFEMLATESQFGKNAVFMTGDEFSDFDELINANAVNGLKVHSDPYQGQQLFYRSDNVNFVKKKIIAHSISTVDMNKATHYHAVNDDINIVDANNLTNIINNFAKTIEKFDTKNFTPKYNDKVNFDF; this is encoded by the coding sequence ATGAAAAAACTGATCACCGCAATTGTGCTTGCCCAATCATTCCTGACATTTGCCCAAGAGGTCTCCAAAGAAAGAGTTGTCAATATTGTTTCCACTTTGGCTTCTGACGAAATGAAAGGAAGAAAATTCGGAACACCCGAAAACGACAAAGCTGCCGAATACATCGCATCGGAATTTAAAAAAGATAATCTCGATTACTGTTTTGGCGATTCTTACTTGATTCCATTTGAGTACAAAGGACAGAAAGGTTTCAACGTTTGCGGCATCAAAAAAGGAAAATCTGAAAAAAGTTTGGCTTTCTCAGGTCACTTCGATCACATCGGAACCAATAATAAATCTGGCGACAATATCTACAATGGCGCAGATGACGATGCCAGCGGAATTGCTACAGTCATTGGAATGGCCGATTATTTCAAAGATAAAAAGACGGATTACTCATTGGTTTTTATGGCTTTCAATGCGGAAGAAATTGGATTGATTGGTTCAAAAGCACTTGCGGACAACAAAGATTTGAGTCCGGTTTTCAATAACATCGCCGCACTATTCAATTTCGAAATGTTGGCCACGGAATCTCAGTTTGGAAAAAATGCTGTGTTTATGACCGGCGATGAATTTTCCGACTTTGATGAATTGATCAATGCCAATGCGGTCAACGGTTTGAAAGTTCATTCCGATCCATACCAAGGTCAACAATTGTTTTACCGCTCAGACAATGTGAATTTCGTTAAAAAGAAGATCATTGCACACTCGATCTCAACGGTTGATATGAACAAAGCGACGCATTATCACGCTGTGAATGACGATATTAACATTGTTGATGCAAATAATCTGACGAATATTATTAACAATTTTGCAAAGACCATTGAGAAATTCGATACCAAAAACTTCACTCCAAAATACAACGATAAAGTAAATTTCGATTTCTAG
- a CDS encoding tetratricopeptide repeat protein — translation MNKILLLIFISIFNNSFSQNQKQDSIIEKYTKKCAYQFHYLAQGWEDCINEGIKADSTIAIFWHHKALPLWKTRKYELALKSYDKAVFYNRKEYLGRRGFLKCIFSKNYSDALKDLDDATKEFGDGIQNDHSYDFYKSLCYLQLNQYDKALNLMKAEIEKTKEQSGEDWVSPLCCFYTGVIYYEKRDYKKAVEEFDKALKYYPNFSDAEYYKALNIYKLDSDYSKYLESARLAKKNYDSGMTINEGDSPYERYPYQVNWYMINLN, via the coding sequence ATGAATAAAATTTTACTTTTAATATTCATAAGTATATTTAACAATTCTTTTTCTCAAAATCAGAAACAAGACTCAATCATAGAAAAATACACAAAAAAATGTGCTTATCAATTTCATTATTTAGCGCAAGGTTGGGAAGATTGTATCAATGAAGGTATAAAAGCAGATTCAACGATTGCTATTTTCTGGCATCACAAAGCTCTTCCACTTTGGAAAACAAGAAAATATGAATTGGCTTTGAAAAGTTACGACAAGGCAGTTTTCTACAACCGAAAAGAATATTTGGGAAGAAGAGGTTTTCTGAAATGTATTTTTTCGAAAAATTATTCTGATGCCTTGAAAGATTTGGATGATGCAACAAAAGAATTTGGAGATGGAATCCAAAATGATCATTCGTATGATTTTTATAAATCGCTTTGTTATTTGCAACTCAATCAATATGATAAAGCTTTAAACTTGATGAAAGCGGAAATTGAAAAAACAAAAGAACAAAGTGGAGAAGATTGGGTTTCACCTCTTTGCTGTTTTTATACTGGCGTTATTTATTATGAAAAACGAGATTACAAAAAAGCAGTTGAAGAATTTGACAAAGCTTTGAAATATTACCCCAATTTTTCAGATGCAGAATATTACAAAGCTCTGAATATTTATAAATTGGATAGCGACTATTCAAAATATTTGGAAAGCGCAAGATTAGCAAAAAAAAATTATGATAGTGGAATGACTATTAATGAAGGAGATTCTCCCTATGAGAGATACCCTTATCAAGTCAATTGGTATATGATAAATCTGAACTGA
- the sufD gene encoding Fe-S cluster assembly protein SufD, translating into MALFEQTIDQHSDFLGTLRHRFLDEDRKTALEAFALKGFPTKKDEEYKYTNLKEITEKNYNFFPTEEHHISREQLDALHLGEENFDRIVFINGKLHKEFSKISIGNAEFISFNYALNDEAHKEVFDKYFNTIANKDLAFTNLNSAYCKFGFFLRVPKNVVIEKPIHVFYLSQNQEENTFYNTRNLLIVEEGAKVEIIESHHNLDEYFVLTNSVTEIFTYQNAKTDWHKLQNDNDTSYLVDHTFAKQERDSLTTVNTFTFGGKLVRNNLDFIHNGENINSFMNGITIIGKDQLVDHHTAVHHNTPNCESYQNYKGIFKDRSHGVFNGKVFVNKIAQKTNAYQQNNNILLDEGASIDTKPQLEIFADDVKCSHGCTVGQLNADAMFYLRARGISKKEARALLLYAFANDAMQNIDIEPLKVKVSKLLAEKLEVSMEF; encoded by the coding sequence ATGGCTTTATTTGAACAGACAATAGATCAACATTCAGATTTTTTGGGAACGCTTCGTCACAGGTTTTTGGACGAGGACAGAAAAACCGCTCTTGAGGCTTTTGCTTTGAAAGGTTTTCCGACCAAAAAAGACGAAGAATACAAATACACCAACCTAAAAGAGATCACGGAGAAAAACTACAATTTTTTCCCGACAGAGGAGCACCACATCTCGAGAGAGCAATTGGATGCGCTTCATTTGGGCGAGGAAAACTTTGACAGAATCGTTTTCATCAACGGAAAACTTCACAAAGAATTTTCCAAGATTTCCATCGGAAATGCAGAGTTCATTTCTTTCAATTACGCATTGAACGATGAAGCTCACAAAGAGGTTTTCGACAAATATTTCAACACGATTGCCAACAAAGATCTGGCTTTCACGAACCTGAACTCAGCTTACTGCAAATTCGGATTCTTCTTGAGAGTGCCAAAAAATGTAGTGATCGAGAAACCAATTCACGTCTTCTATCTTTCTCAAAATCAGGAAGAGAACACCTTCTACAACACAAGAAATCTCTTGATCGTAGAAGAAGGCGCCAAAGTGGAGATCATCGAAAGTCATCACAATCTGGACGAATATTTCGTGCTAACCAACTCTGTAACAGAGATTTTCACTTATCAAAATGCAAAAACCGATTGGCACAAATTGCAGAATGACAACGACACGTCTTACCTCGTAGACCACACCTTTGCGAAGCAGGAAAGAGACAGTTTGACGACGGTGAACACGTTCACTTTCGGAGGAAAATTGGTTCGTAACAATCTGGATTTCATCCACAACGGTGAGAATATCAATTCGTTTATGAACGGGATCACGATCATCGGAAAAGACCAATTGGTAGATCACCACACGGCCGTGCACCACAACACGCCAAATTGCGAATCTTACCAGAACTACAAAGGGATCTTCAAAGACAGATCGCACGGTGTTTTCAACGGAAAAGTTTTCGTGAACAAGATCGCACAGAAAACCAATGCTTATCAGCAAAACAACAACATCCTTCTGGACGAAGGCGCAAGCATCGATACAAAACCTCAGCTGGAGATTTTCGCCGATGATGTGAAATGTTCGCACGGTTGTACCGTTGGGCAGCTAAACGCAGATGCGATGTTCTACCTGAGAGCGAGAGGAATTTCCAAGAAAGAAGCCAGAGCACTTTTGCTTTACGCTTTCGCCAACGATGCGATGCAAAACATTGATATTGAACCATTAAAAGTAAAGGTTTCAAAATTACTCGCTGAAAAGCTGGAGGTAAGTATGGAATTTTAA
- a CDS encoding DUF4293 family protein encodes MLQRIQTIWILLAVLGALFLNLTAQDFDVLGGNLIINISTVLLILLGLLSIFSFKNRKRQILLNNISIFINALLLGFLIYWLQNLSGGIQFPEKGIEPVFSVIAIVCLLLANVYIKKDERLVKSVDRLR; translated from the coding sequence ATGTTACAAAGAATACAAACAATCTGGATATTATTAGCTGTGTTAGGCGCTTTGTTCCTAAACCTGACCGCTCAGGACTTTGATGTGTTAGGTGGAAATCTAATTATCAATATTTCTACGGTCTTATTAATATTATTGGGATTGCTAAGTATCTTCAGTTTCAAAAACCGAAAAAGACAGATCTTGCTGAATAACATCAGTATTTTCATAAACGCTTTGTTGCTTGGTTTTTTGATTTATTGGCTGCAAAACTTATCCGGAGGAATTCAGTTTCCTGAGAAGGGTATTGAGCCAGTTTTCTCAGTGATCGCGATTGTATGTTTGCTTTTGGCAAATGTGTACATCAAGAAAGATGAGAGGCTCGTAAAATCTGTAGACAGACTTCGATAA
- a CDS encoding MBL fold metallo-hydrolase: MLHVESFTFNPFSENTYVIYNEEKEAFLIDPGNMPDAETKVLGEFIKSKELKIQNILLTHAHIDHIIGLQWAYDEFKVPVLLHSNEIEILQQAPFTAKKYGFLFPAFKGETQFIEEGDELKLGSDVFQIFDVPGHSPGSIAFYTEKNEFVISGDALFMMSIGRTDLYKGDYDQLITSIKTKLLTLPEATKVFSGHGETTTIGFEKNHNSFLK, from the coding sequence ATGTTACACGTAGAATCCTTCACTTTCAATCCGTTTTCCGAAAACACCTATGTCATTTATAACGAAGAAAAAGAAGCTTTTCTTATAGATCCGGGAAATATGCCGGACGCAGAAACTAAAGTTTTAGGTGAGTTTATAAAATCTAAAGAATTGAAAATTCAAAACATTCTTCTTACTCACGCTCATATTGATCATATTATAGGTTTGCAATGGGCCTATGATGAATTCAAAGTTCCGGTTTTGCTCCATTCTAATGAAATCGAAATTCTCCAGCAAGCGCCATTTACAGCAAAAAAATATGGTTTCCTTTTCCCGGCTTTCAAAGGCGAGACACAATTCATCGAAGAAGGAGATGAGCTTAAATTAGGCTCTGACGTTTTTCAAATTTTTGATGTTCCGGGCCATTCGCCGGGAAGTATTGCTTTTTATACTGAAAAAAATGAATTTGTAATTTCCGGTGACGCCCTTTTTATGATGAGCATTGGACGGACTGATCTTTACAAAGGTGATTATGACCAATTAATTACCAGTATTAAAACAAAATTACTGACGCTTCCGGAAGCCACAAAAGTATTCAGCGGACACGGAGAAACTACCACAATTGGCTTTGAAAAGAATCATAATTCATTTTTAAAATAA
- a CDS encoding ABC transporter ATP-binding protein: protein MKPFQRILSIAKPHQRFLWGSMFFNILYSLLQIASIGTLLPILSVMFGTVDKVDTSKVPVWSGRIADYFGYVKDWAYYTIQINMDEHGGIKVLAVLCSITAVAFLLRNIFRYLGSYLLVNYRVGITRDLRTSMYDKFLKLPVSFFTEQRKGDMMSRISNDIGAVEGGIMGSLVDIVNSPFMIISSLTALFLLSPKLTLFSLVVFPIMGWIISWVGKSLKKQARFAQEELGNLFSLVDETLKSSKVIKIFNADKILKNRFNKTTSQWQHHAISMSRRRELASPMSEFLGSVTMLIITYYAGTEIINGTNKDPATFLAFIGVFFQVLDPAKRLSNAISAIQGGMASLERVSEVLDYDLKVEEIANPTPISEIKDKIEFKNIGFYYEKSNLILKNVSITVPKGKTVALVGQSGSGKTTIANLLARFYDVSEGEILIDGQNIKNLKLTDYRQLLGMVTQESVLFNDSVYNNILMGNPDATEEQVIEAAKIANAHEFISQLQDGYYTNIGDDGNKLSGGQKQRVSIARAVLKNPPIMILDEATSALDTESERYVQDALEKMMQNRTSLIIAHRLSTIQKADHIVVMEKGDIIEQGSHQELMERNGTYRKLVELQNFD, encoded by the coding sequence ATGAAACCATTTCAACGTATTCTCAGTATTGCCAAGCCACATCAAAGATTTTTGTGGGGCAGTATGTTTTTCAATATTCTTTATTCACTTCTTCAAATCGCTTCTATTGGTACATTGTTGCCAATTCTAAGCGTGATGTTCGGAACTGTCGACAAAGTTGACACGTCAAAAGTTCCGGTTTGGAGTGGCAGAATTGCTGATTACTTTGGCTACGTAAAGGATTGGGCCTACTACACGATCCAGATCAATATGGACGAACACGGGGGCATCAAGGTTTTAGCTGTTCTTTGTTCGATTACTGCCGTTGCATTTTTATTGAGAAATATTTTCAGGTATCTTGGGTCTTATCTATTGGTCAATTATCGTGTTGGCATCACGAGAGATCTTCGTACTTCGATGTATGATAAATTTCTGAAGTTGCCAGTTTCCTTTTTCACAGAACAGAGAAAAGGCGATATGATGTCCAGAATTTCAAACGATATTGGCGCTGTTGAAGGTGGAATTATGGGATCTCTGGTAGATATTGTGAATTCGCCATTTATGATCATTTCATCATTGACCGCCTTGTTTTTATTGTCGCCAAAGTTGACTTTGTTCTCTTTGGTTGTGTTCCCGATTATGGGTTGGATCATTTCTTGGGTCGGAAAAAGTTTGAAAAAGCAAGCGAGATTTGCTCAGGAGGAATTAGGAAATCTCTTTTCTTTGGTTGATGAAACCTTGAAATCTTCAAAGGTCATCAAGATCTTCAACGCAGATAAGATCCTTAAAAATAGGTTTAATAAAACCACCAGTCAATGGCAACACCACGCCATTTCGATGAGCCGAAGACGTGAGTTGGCTTCTCCGATGAGTGAATTCCTTGGCTCGGTTACCATGTTGATCATCACGTATTATGCAGGTACCGAAATCATCAATGGAACCAACAAGGATCCTGCGACTTTTCTTGCGTTTATTGGTGTTTTCTTTCAAGTATTAGATCCTGCGAAACGACTGTCCAATGCAATTTCGGCAATCCAAGGTGGAATGGCGAGTTTGGAAAGGGTTTCGGAAGTATTGGATTATGATTTGAAAGTGGAAGAAATTGCCAATCCAACACCAATTTCTGAAATCAAAGATAAAATAGAATTCAAAAATATTGGTTTCTACTACGAGAAGTCCAATTTGATTCTGAAGAATGTTTCTATCACTGTTCCAAAAGGAAAAACTGTCGCTTTAGTAGGACAATCAGGAAGTGGTAAAACAACGATTGCCAATCTACTAGCGAGATTCTACGATGTTTCTGAAGGCGAAATATTGATTGATGGTCAGAACATCAAAAACTTAAAACTAACCGATTACCGCCAGCTTCTCGGAATGGTGACGCAGGAATCTGTTCTGTTTAATGATTCGGTTTATAATAACATCTTGATGGGAAATCCAGATGCAACCGAAGAACAAGTGATAGAGGCCGCAAAAATCGCCAATGCTCACGAGTTCATTTCTCAGCTTCAAGATGGCTATTACACCAATATTGGTGACGACGGGAACAAACTTTCCGGTGGACAAAAACAGCGTGTTTCCATCGCCAGAGCGGTTCTGAAAAACCCTCCGATTATGATCTTGGATGAGGCCACTTCTGCTTTGGATACTGAGTCTGAAAGATATGTTCAGGACGCTTTGGAAAAGATGATGCAGAACAGAACGTCATTGATCATCGCTCACAGATTATCAACGATTCAAAAGGCCGATCACATTGTTGTGATGGAAAAAGGCGACATCATCGAGCAAGGTTCTCACCAGGAATTGATGGAAAGAAACGGAACGTACAGAAAGCTGGTCGAGTTGCAGAATTTTGATTAA
- a CDS encoding GLPGLI family protein, translated as MIKTFYFLLLLSGLSFGQKLKITYSAICKTNLTLDKQRPQIMILDFVDDKSIFREMVDRDGDSLKINNGSPMNSIGFENQFYIKKDLSSGQTQKIITNSENNFLLTIDERLNWKILSDKKKIAGYDVQKATVTYGGRDWSAWFTSEIPISDGPYIFCGLPGIIVSIEDNKAEYSFNLIEVKKNTVLFDAKNQLIPIDWNQFNQLAKNYYENPNRDLELRVKSNKVLMTDANGNKIEPNIRQMNEDSQEYIRKNNNPIELNHKINYQ; from the coding sequence ATGATAAAAACATTCTACTTTTTACTATTGCTTTCCGGACTCAGCTTTGGACAAAAACTGAAAATTACATATTCAGCAATATGCAAAACTAATTTAACTCTCGATAAACAACGTCCTCAAATAATGATCTTAGATTTTGTAGACGATAAATCTATCTTCAGAGAAATGGTTGACCGCGATGGAGATTCTCTAAAAATCAATAATGGTTCTCCTATGAACAGCATCGGATTTGAAAATCAATTCTATATCAAAAAAGATTTATCAAGCGGTCAAACGCAAAAAATAATTACCAATTCTGAAAACAATTTTCTTCTAACTATCGATGAAAGACTGAATTGGAAAATTTTATCTGATAAGAAGAAGATTGCAGGTTATGATGTACAAAAAGCAACTGTGACTTATGGTGGAAGAGATTGGTCTGCTTGGTTCACCAGCGAAATACCTATCAGCGATGGCCCTTACATTTTTTGTGGGTTACCTGGTATAATTGTTTCAATTGAGGACAATAAGGCAGAATATAGTTTTAATCTCATCGAAGTCAAAAAAAATACTGTTTTGTTTGATGCTAAAAATCAACTAATCCCGATTGATTGGAATCAATTTAATCAATTGGCGAAAAATTATTATGAAAATCCCAATCGGGATCTAGAATTACGAGTGAAATCCAATAAAGTTTTGATGACAGATGCAAATGGTAATAAAATTGAACCAAACATCAGACAAATGAATGAGGACAGTCAGGAGTACATTCGGAAAAACAATAATCCTATTGAATTAAACCATAAAATCAATTATCAATAA
- a CDS encoding GNAT family N-acetyltransferase has protein sequence MDLSFENNKSGNGGYITLKNSAEDVGRLTYTIVPELKKLIVSYVMVFPKFEGQGLGKKLVEKSIEFARKNGWKIKAHCSYAHSVLIRKDDVEDILVS, from the coding sequence ATGGATCTTAGCTTTGAAAATAACAAATCCGGAAACGGAGGTTATATCACTTTAAAAAACAGTGCAGAAGATGTTGGACGATTGACCTATACAATCGTTCCGGAACTTAAAAAATTGATTGTGAGCTACGTAATGGTTTTTCCTAAATTTGAAGGACAAGGTCTTGGAAAAAAATTAGTGGAAAAATCAATTGAGTTCGCACGAAAAAATGGCTGGAAAATAAAAGCACATTGCTCTTACGCCCACTCTGTCCTAATCCGAAAAGATGACGTTGAAGATATTTTGGTTTCTTAA
- a CDS encoding tRNA-binding protein, with translation MTKPEITWQDFEKIDIRVGTIISATDFEKARNPSYQLEIDFGDLGIRKSAAQITALYKKEDLIGKQIMAVVNFPKKQIANFFSECLVMGVYGENKNEVTLLTSSLPVKNGLNIG, from the coding sequence ATGACAAAACCCGAAATAACTTGGCAGGATTTTGAGAAAATTGACATCCGCGTTGGAACGATAATTTCCGCAACAGATTTTGAAAAAGCCAGGAATCCCTCTTACCAGCTGGAAATCGATTTTGGAGATCTGGGAATCAGAAAATCTGCAGCTCAAATTACAGCTTTATATAAAAAAGAGGATTTGATTGGAAAACAAATTATGGCCGTTGTGAATTTCCCGAAAAAACAAATTGCCAATTTCTTCAGCGAATGTCTGGTGATGGGTGTTTACGGCGAAAATAAAAATGAAGTAACCCTTTTGACGTCAAGTTTGCCTGTGAAAAATGGTCTAAATATTGGTTAG
- the rho gene encoding transcription termination factor Rho — MFNIETLRSKSDEELTKLSKDLGVNLAKKSSPEDTVFAILDYQASNPKIIKDYLNANQENMNKNTEDNSEEKAAPAKKRGRKPAEKPKQEAEIPTTEVAKEEVPVAVETPAATEEVKKPNPPKKKPQRTRVVANENQEVVAEAKPAEAPQPTETEPKTDEKPEETKPQQRQPQQQNNRQQQQKTNNNNRGQQKTQNPNSSQQNNQKEPSENQQDNSPKKEFNFDGLITIEGVLEILPDNYGFLRSSDFSYISSPDDVYVSTNQIRNYGLKTGDTVKGFVRLPKEGEKYFSLLKPTEVNGRDLAFIKDRVAFEYLTPLFPQEKFNLAGKGSTLSTRIVDLFAPIGKGQRAMIVAQPKTGKTILLKDIANAISANHPEAYMMVLLIDERPEEVTDMQRSVNAEVIASTFDEAADKHVKVANLVLSKAQRMVECGHDVVILLDSITRLARAYNTVTPASGKILSGGVDANALHKPKRFFGAARKIENGGSLTIIATALIDTGSKMDEVIFEEFKGTGNMELQLDRKIANKRIYPAVDLVSSSTRRDDLLLDEATMQRMWIMRKYLSDMNPLEAMEFVQKQIQGTKNNEEFLMSMNR, encoded by the coding sequence ATGTTTAATATTGAAACGCTAAGGTCAAAATCCGATGAGGAATTGACCAAACTTTCTAAAGATCTAGGCGTCAATTTGGCAAAAAAAAGCTCTCCAGAAGACACTGTTTTCGCAATTCTGGACTATCAGGCTTCAAATCCAAAAATCATTAAAGATTATCTAAACGCCAATCAGGAAAATATGAATAAGAACACAGAAGACAATTCTGAGGAAAAAGCTGCTCCTGCTAAGAAACGAGGCAGAAAACCTGCAGAGAAGCCAAAGCAAGAAGCAGAGATTCCTACAACAGAGGTTGCAAAAGAAGAGGTTCCTGTAGCGGTAGAAACGCCGGCAGCAACGGAGGAAGTGAAGAAACCAAATCCACCGAAGAAAAAACCACAAAGAACAAGAGTTGTAGCCAACGAAAACCAAGAGGTCGTTGCCGAAGCTAAACCAGCAGAAGCGCCTCAGCCAACAGAAACAGAGCCTAAAACTGACGAAAAACCAGAGGAAACAAAACCTCAGCAAAGACAGCCTCAACAGCAAAACAACCGTCAGCAACAGCAAAAGACCAATAACAACAATAGAGGTCAGCAAAAAACACAAAATCCCAATTCTTCCCAACAAAACAATCAAAAAGAACCATCCGAAAACCAACAGGACAATTCGCCAAAGAAAGAATTCAACTTTGATGGATTGATCACGATTGAAGGTGTTTTGGAAATCCTTCCGGACAACTACGGATTCCTTCGCTCTTCAGATTTCAGTTATATCTCTTCTCCAGACGACGTTTACGTTTCTACCAACCAGATCAGAAATTATGGTTTGAAGACGGGAGACACCGTGAAAGGATTCGTAAGATTGCCAAAAGAAGGCGAGAAATATTTCTCACTTTTGAAACCGACTGAAGTTAATGGACGCGATCTGGCTTTCATTAAGGACAGAGTGGCTTTCGAATATTTGACGCCACTTTTCCCTCAGGAGAAATTCAATTTGGCAGGAAAAGGTTCTACACTTTCGACAAGGATTGTTGATTTGTTCGCACCAATCGGAAAAGGACAAAGAGCAATGATCGTTGCACAGCCAAAAACCGGTAAAACAATTTTACTAAAAGATATTGCCAACGCCATCTCAGCCAATCATCCAGAAGCCTATATGATGGTTCTTCTTATCGACGAACGTCCTGAGGAAGTTACGGATATGCAGAGAAGTGTGAACGCAGAGGTGATCGCATCTACTTTTGATGAAGCGGCAGACAAGCACGTAAAAGTGGCGAACTTGGTTCTTTCAAAAGCGCAAAGAATGGTGGAATGTGGACACGATGTTGTAATCCTTCTTGACTCGATCACAAGATTGGCAAGAGCTTACAATACGGTGACTCCAGCTTCAGGAAAAATACTTTCTGGTGGTGTTGATGCCAATGCGCTTCACAAGCCAAAACGTTTCTTTGGTGCGGCTAGAAAAATCGAAAATGGTGGATCTTTGACAATCATCGCAACAGCTTTGATCGATACAGGTTCAAAAATGGACGAGGTGATCTTCGAAGAGTTCAAAGGAACAGGAAATATGGAATTGCAATTGGACAGAAAAATTGCCAATAAGAGAATCTATCCGGCTGTAGATCTGGTTTCTTCCAGTACAAGAAGAGACGATCTCCTTTTGGACGAGGCAACGATGCAGAGAATGTGGATCATGAGAAAATATCTTTCTGATATGAATCCTCTGGAAGCAATGGAATTTGTACAGAAACAAATCCAAGGAACGAAGAATAATGAAGAGTTCTTGATGTCTATGAATAGATAA